The Lolium perenne isolate Kyuss_39 chromosome 6, Kyuss_2.0, whole genome shotgun sequence genome segment acatcattcatacaatgatataaccttgttattaataacatccaatgtttatgattatgaaactaatcatccattaatcaacaagctagttaagaggcatactagggactctttgttgtttacatatcacacatgtatcaatgtttcagttaatacaattatagcatgatatataaacatttatcataaacataaagatatataataaccacttttattattgcctcttgggcatatctccaacaatggacccatagtccaggggtgaactactcacacatcaatccggaggcgatcatggcgatgaagagtcctccgggagatgattcccctcttcggcaggttgcgtgaggcgatctcctgaatcccccgagatgggattggcggcggcggcgtctctggaaggttttccgtatcgtggctctcggtactggggtttttctcgacgaaggctttaagtaggcggaagggtaggtcagggggcttcacgaggggcccacacaccagggcggcacgggcccccccccttggccgcgccgccttagtgtgtcgccacctcgtggccccacttcgtatctccttcggtcttctgtaagcttcgtggaaaaataagaccctgggcgttgatttcgtccaattccgagaatatttccttactaggatttctgaaaccaaaaacagcagaaaacatcaactggctcttcagcatcttgtcaataggttagtgccggaaaatgcataataatgacataaagtgtgtataaaacatgtgagtatcatcaataaagtagcatggaacataagaaattatagatacgtttgagacgtatcagtgcacaCTCTTGGGATGCTAACAACTCCGCTGGCTTATGAACGATTTGCGGTATAAAAATCCCAATTTCAGCTATTGAGTTGCAGGCACGAGTAGCTAGCTACTCGTGTGCACTATTAGTTCCCTTGAGTGTTGAAAAAAATATTAGTAAAGGTCATTCATGACTTTTGATTGGAAACTATCATGAAATCCAAATGTATCACTTTCTAAGTTTTGGCATGGACTCGTTACTATTAGATGAATTTTCTTGAAAGGCAAGAATAGATAGTAAGTGTTTTGATAGTCTTGATTTATTCATATGGGCGTCAATAAGATACTTTGCTTATACCTCTTTTGACATGAATGATCGTACTTAACTTTGATGATAATAAACTTCCTAGTATGCATACTGAGAGTTAACTACTTAAACTAGAGTGGCTGTTTACACGACTAGTTATTCATGCTCATAAATTTTTATTATGATTGTCTCAAGTTACCGATGCTTGTATTATATTCTTGGCATTTCTGTAACTATGCTAAGCTTTCGAATGGAAGAAGTGTTCGACTCATAAGACTACCAAATGTAAGTGAATTTAATTTCTCCTTATTTTGGTTTAAACGCCAAGTTGCTTATGGTTCTTTGTTTCTTGTTCGAGGACAATCAaggctaagcttggggaagttaacGGCTATGAAATACGTCACTTTTTCTCATGTTTAAACCTTAGCGGtgtcaagaaattgactaagtttcTGTCTCAATGTGCTACTAATGACTAATTACTGCAAAGATGTGCAATCTTTTCTATCTTTGAATGGTGTGCATGAAATCAAGTCATAATGGCAAATGAGCCAGCAATAACTGAAGAAACTCGTCACAAGTACAGCAAAGTTGACCATAAGTTGAAAGGCGGTTCCAGGGAGTTAGCGGACATTGGTACGGGCAAGCCCCTCCTGTAGCGTCCGCCCGTACGGGGTGCCACAACCTTCCCGGGGTCAAACCATATAAGTTCTACGAAGGGACCGACGCCAAAAAGAAAGCTATTCATCGTCAAACAGAGCCGTCATccatcagatccatctacaccacaccgaaggagatccaccaCCATAGTTCTTCCATTTCATCTCCCACCTCATCCATGGctccatagccatagccatcacaATTGTAATAGAAATCTCTTTGAGAATTGGCGACTATatgtaagaatattgtgatttcaattcAAGTATTTACAACAATGATTCCTAtctttgatcttgatattatgtgtgagtagtcctcatgGGCTCCGGATTGGGGTGAATCCTCACAGCGTTTATATGCATCTAATCTCATGAATATGTGTAAGAATCGAATAGGAGCTTTGCAATCTTGTATCATTGTCTCTTTGCCTTGATTTGAAGATCAGCAGATACCCATGTCTATTTCGATCAAGGGAATAGGTGGGATGACGGGAGATCGGTGTGCTACCGCGAAACCTCAGTGACAAAAGGAAAAAGTAacggtacatgtttagtgattcactCAGGATCAGCTGTACAATCATCTAGCTCAATGATTTGGTCCATATTCATTTACTTAATATTTGTTGTTACTCGCGGCTGTGAAAATAATGGTTGGACCAAGAGActcttgtcacctctggctttagggACAAGAGTATTTTACGGATGTGTTGCTCACAAATCTCTTGTCACTATTTGATTTACTACACAATTGTATTTCATTTCTGTATGACCCTCGCATATTTCGATCTATTGAACGCAACCCAATCAAAGTAACTAGATAGATCCGGTAAACATAAAATTAAATCAACTAGCAAAATCTTGTACTAGATGTTTCGTTTACACCATTTTAGCGGTGCCTCCAAAGGTTCGATTAAAGCTAGATCTACAATCCATAATCCGGATCGAAGGAATCAACCTTTATCTCGGCACTCGCCGCCGCTATGGTTTTTCTGGCTGGTCTCTCTCGATTTGGGACCGAAAAGAAAATGACCCCCAGAGTTTCGTGATTTCTACCGATTAAAATGGGCCGAAATCAAGTCGGAGGGGAGGAATAAAACAACCAACCAAGTGCCGAAACTGTGCTTGGTCCGTAAATTTCTTGGCTCTGAGAAAAAACCCAGGTTTCGGTCTAATATACGGTGAAATAAGCGGGACcgcaactttatctagatatatGTATCGTATCTGGATAAATTATAaagttaagttaattaatttagatcAAAAATAGTAAAAAAAATCTTATACTAAAAACGAAATGTTGATGGGGACCAAAAAAAAAAGAGTTACATGGCTCGTCGCGATCATCACAGATTCACAGTCCATGCCGACGTGAAATGCAGCCAAACTAAACAAAAAGGAAGTtcaagtcaaaaaaaaaaaaaaaaaaggaagttaACGGAAGGCGTAGCCAATATATACGTGTTCATTCACTGAACGCGTAGTCATAGAAATACGCGAAACTATTTTTTCTCTCATTTCCGCAAAATAGGTCTGGATCCGTCCGACTCCGACGCACAACCCCACCGAGCGCCACCGCCATGACCGACGCGACCCCCGCTCCCGCCGGCggctcgccgccgccaccgcagcCAGAGAACAGCGGCTCCATCTCCTCCATGGTGGCCTCATCCGCCTCCtcggcggcggccgcggccgcgGACTTCACGCGCCGGGGCGAGGCCTTCGGCGCCGACATGGCCGCCGCCGCAAGGAACGCCTTCGACACCGGCACCGCCCACGCCCACTCCTCCGCCATCGCCGCGTCCGATGCCGCCAACGCGGCCATGGCCGAGGCGCTCGCCGCCTTCCCCACCCTCACCCACGCCGCAAAGGTGCCTCCTTGGAACCATTCCCCTCCCCGATCCCCCCAAATTTTGCTCAACCCCGAACCAATCTCGTCCTCTGATCTTTTGATGTAGCAAGAGTTTCAATGGGTGAAGAACGAGTACTTGGCTCGTGAGCAGATGGCGTTGGGCAAGATCAAAGGTGCTGAATTGTTGCTGAATTCGGATGGTTCAATGCTGCATTTCCGGCTGTATTTTTTCTGAAATCAAATATTGAAATCTCGATCTATTGGTGTGTTTGCAGAGGGTGTCATCATGGCGATCGAGCATCCAGGCATCGCTGCAGGCTCCACCGCGGTTGCAGGAATCGTGCTGCTCAAAAGTAATAATCTCACTTCCTTGGAACTTTGGTATTGTGCGTGATAAATTTAAGCTGTTTGCATTAGAATTTATTTGcttcttgttatcttgtttgttaTTCACAAAGAAATATGCTACTTCCGTGTGGAAGGCTTTATGCATAAACACCTGTAGAGGATAATCTTGTTTCCTGGGAAATCATTGGCTTTATGGTATCATGTTGGATGAGGCTAAGCTGTTTGTATCAGAACAAATTTGCAATCATGTAGATATAGCTTCTAGATTTTCATGGTATATGTTAAATCTCCCTGAAATTCAATTCAAATTAGCCAACCTATAATATGTAGATATAGCTTCTAGCATTTCAAGGTGCTGAACTACAAGGTTGTTGATTCAGTGGAAGTCTGCTCCACGATATTCCATGAAGGTTGAAAATTTGGGTGTTTTTTATATACTGCTAAATGCTAGTATGACTGAAACTAAGTCGCTACTCATTGCAGGGCCAAGGAGCTACCTGATCCAACGTGTACGGCGTATATTTGTCAGCAAGGAGGCAAGCACTATATGTCAGTCTAGTTAGCTCGTACATTACCTTATTGTGACTGGAAGATGTTATTTGCTAGCTTCATGTTCTTTAACCTACATGTATCATCTTGTAACTTTTAATCTTGTACTACATGGTGACTAGCTATGAACCTATTGAACAA includes the following:
- the LOC127308994 gene encoding RGS1-HXK1-interacting protein 1; the encoded protein is MTDATPAPAGGSPPPPQPENSGSISSMVASSASSAAAAAADFTRRGEAFGADMAAAARNAFDTGTAHAHSSAIAASDAANAAMAEALAAFPTLTHAAKQEFQWVKNEYLAREQMALGKIKEGVIMAIEHPGIAAGSTAVAGIVLLKRPRSYLIQRVRRIFVSKETLLSGIQAEVNHMRQTVNLVSNESQKLMDRAATAEKRFQKGWNTLREEGRAIQSELKQISDIENQAVGLKGVLDQLPRAHASEFRSEISGLASQVKKDKRVLNSALTKIVNYGVPI